One Phaseolus vulgaris cultivar G19833 chromosome 2, P. vulgaris v2.0, whole genome shotgun sequence DNA window includes the following coding sequences:
- the LOC137810886 gene encoding LOB domain-containing protein 4-like: MEMFVDGNVKKNQSCFILIYVLINWTHMNSCTTLVLFFLNYYIMQASSIPSLSLLPFTFLHFIFSYKSFSFLLCHSHVLIELHNNKGNMKDGGRKQGAPSPCAACKLLRRRCAQDCVFAPYFPADEPHKFANVHRVFGASNINKMLQELPEHQRGDAVSSMVYEANARVRDPVYGCVGAISSLQQQIDVLQTQLAVAQAEAVHLRVRQSASLYSPTSPTNSASPSSKIIHSQPKPIFDMDMDMVVDQTTYSDSMW; the protein is encoded by the exons ATGGAAATGTTTGTCGATGGAAATGTGAAGAAGAACCAAAgctgttttattttaatttatgtgtTAATTAATTGGACCCACATGAATTCATGTACAACTTTGGTGCTCTTTTtccttaattattatataatgcaGGCCTCCTCCATTCCTTCTCTGTCTCTTCTTCCTTTCACTTTTCTTCACTTTATTTTCAGCTATAAATCCTTCTCCTTCTTGCTCTGCCATTCTCATGTCCTAATAGAACTTCACAACAACAAGGGAAACATGAAAGATGGTGGTAGGAAGCAGGGTGCACCCTCACCCTGTGCTGCATGCAAGCTCCTTCGGAGAAGATGTGCTCAAGATTGTGTTTTTGCTCCTTATTTTCCTGCTGATGAACCCCACAAGTTTGCAAATGTCCACAGAGTCTTTGGTGCCAGCAATATCAACAAGATGCTTCAG GAGTTACCAGAGCATCAGAGAGGAGATGCAGTGAGCAGCATGGTGTATGAGGCAAATGCAAGAGTGAGGGACCCTGTGTATGGGTGTGTAGGGGCCATTTCATCTCTTCAGCAACAGATTGATGTGTTGCAGACCCAATTGGCAGTGGCTCAAGCTGAAGCTGTGCACCTGAGAGTGCGCCAGAGTGCATCCCTCTACAGCCCCACCAGCCCTACCAACAGTGCCTCTCCATCATCCAAGATCATTCACTCACAACCCAAACCTATTTTTGACATGGACATGGACATGGTGGTGGACCAGACCACCTATAGTGATTCAATGTGGTGA